A single Hippocampus zosterae strain Florida chromosome 17, ASM2543408v3, whole genome shotgun sequence DNA region contains:
- the LOC127590089 gene encoding axin-2-like isoform X2 has translation MSWLLVDHIASSFREDAPRPPVPGEEGEAPCHPGKRTIMKPETAKSVTFSPPSSSARRNEDGLGEPEGSASPDSPLSRWTKSLHSLLGDQDGALLFRTFLEVEKCADTLDFWFACNGFRQMDLKDTKTQRVAKAIYKRYIENNGVVAKQLKPATKTFIRDNIKKQHIDSAMFDQAQMEIQTNMEENSYQMFLSSDVFFKFVRSGGENTNHVNPNGLSELQVMCGYLPTLNEEEEWSFDFKSKTAAGGLLVKTQRTTTSVRGLEVMERGYRPYRGGGVCLMGSFAPVSSTNDSEVSSDALTDDNMSVTDGSVDGIPPYKLSSKKLLQREMQRNMRMNSQVSLPAFPRTRCPPKEGIPVEPAKFAAQLISRLESLKREQDTLSSLEEEEREDAEMVVSGQQNPPHPLSLLPGSSEEDPQAILDEHLSRVLKTPGCQSPAVIWHSPRSSSPDHRPFPRAGFGLKASLSGPDQGIFTLTLGPGGTLVSRQSTKHIHHHYIHHHTAKTKEQFERDAALRVRTLCSASGDCQPCQPYQRSRSLGREMCGAVSTDAGMGRSSSLSRRVCRSGLEDGAAARCGQECGPLQLPSDTADPAQNVLQWILESKRQGRHKSSTQSTKKSFGGSSAQTHTWGGGGNCAHLRSHQPSQPFIQDPAMPPLPPPNTLAQLEEACRRLEEVSTPKSAKQRHSLSSLQRDKSHLVPLQSEGSVPMSPANPHPPSSSSSLCPQSNDTAECLKGFASHGLCSGETVVTYFFCGEEIPYRRTMKSHSLTLGHFKEQLRKRGSYRYYFKKASDEFECGAVFEEVSDDGSLLPTYEGKILGKVERMD, from the exons ATGAGCTGGCTGCTTGTGGACCACATCGCCAGCAGTTTCCGCGAAGATGCTCCTCGACCCCCGGTGCCCGGGGAGGAGGGCGAGGCGCCCTGCCACCCCGGCAAACGCACCATAATGAAACCGGAGACCGCCAAATCCGTCACTTTCAGCCCGCCGAGCTCCTCGGCCAGGCGGAACGAGGATGGTCTCGGGGAGCCCGAGGGGAGCGCCTCCCCGGATTCGCCGCTGTCCCGCTGGACCAAATCTCTGCATTCGCTCCTCGGGGACCAGGACGGCGCTCTCCTGTTTCGGACATTCCTGGAGGTGGAGAAATGCGCCGACACGTTGGACTTTTGGTTCGCCTGCAACGGCTTCAGGCAAATGGACCTGAAGGATACCAAAACGCAGCGAGTGGCCAAAGCCATTTACAAGCGCTACATCGAAAACAACGGCGTCGTGGCCAAGCAGCTCAAGCCGGCCACCAAAACCTTCATCCGGGATAACATCaaaaagcagcacatcgactctGCCATGTTCGACCAGGCGCAGATGGAGATCCAGACCAATATGGAGGAGAACTCCTACCAGATGTTCCTGTCTTCTGACGTTTTCTTCAAGTTTGTGAGGAGCGGCGGCGAGAACACCAATCACGTCAACCCGAACGGCCTGAGCGAGTTGCAAGTCATGTGCGGATATCTGCCCACGCTCAACGAAGAAGAAGAGTGGAGTTTCGATTTCAAAAGCAAAACGGCTGCCGGAGGGCTGCTGGTGAAGACGCAGAGGACCACCACGTCCGTGAGGGGCCTGGAGGTCATGGAGAGGGGCTACAG GCCGTACAGGGGAGGAGGCGTCTGCCTCATGGGCTCGTTTGCGCCGGTCAGCAGCACCAATGACAGCGAAGTGTCCAGCGACGCCTTGACCGATGACAACATGTCTGTGACCGACGGCAGCGT agATGGCATCCCTCCGTACAAACTGAGCTCCAAGAAGCTGCTTCAGAGGGAGATGCAGCGCAACATGCGCATGAACAGCCAAGTGTCTCTGCCTGCTTTCCCC CGCACCCGCTGTCCACCCAAAGAAGGCATCCCAGTCGAGCCGGCAAAGTTTGCTGCTCAGCTCATCTCCCGCCTGGAGAGCCTGAAGAGGGAACAGGACACCCTCAGCTCTCTGGAG GAGGAAGAAAGAGAGGACGCAGAGATGGTAGTAAGCGGCCAGCAGAATCCCCCGCACCCGCTGAGCCTCCTCCCCGGCTCGTCCGAGGAGGACCCGCAGGCCATCCTGGACGAGCACCTCTCGCGTGTCCTGAAGACCCCCGGCTGCCAGTCGCCCGCCGTCATCTGGCACTCGCCTCGCTCCAGTTCGCCCGACCACCGGCCCTTCCCGCGAGCAGGCTTCGGACTCAAGGCTTCCCTTTCCGGTCCCGACCAGGGGATCTTCACGCTCACCCTGGGCCCCGGCGGGACCCTCGTGAGCAGGCAGAGCACAAAGCACATCCACCACCACTACATCCACCATCACACCGCCAAGACCAAGGAGCAGTTTGAGAGGGACGCCGCCCTCCGTGTGCGCACTCTGTGCTCCGCTAGTGGCGATTGCCAGCCCTGCCAGCCTTACCAGCGCAGCCGCAGCCTGGGCCGGGAGATGTGCGGCGCTGTCTCCACCGACGCCGGCATGGG GCGTTCCAGCTCCCTGTCCAGACGCGTGTGTCGCTCAGGGCTTGAGGATGGCGCGGCCGCCAGGTGCGGCCAGGAGTGCGGGCCCCTACAGCTGCCCAGCGACACGGCCGATCCCGCTCAGAACGTCTTGCAGTGGATCCTTGAAAGCAAGCGACAAGGCCGGCACAAGTCAAG CACCCAAAGCACCAAAAAATCTTTTGGTGGCTCCTCGGCCCAGACGCACACgtggggcggcggcggcaactGTGCCCACCTTCGCAGCCACCAGCCGTCGCAGCCGTTCATCCAGGACCCCGCCATGCCTCCCTTGCCCCCTCCCAACACTTTGGCCCAGCTGGAGGAGGCGTGCCGCCGTCTCGAGGAGGTCTCCACCCCCAAGAGTGCCAAGCAAAG GCATTCACTGTCCAGTCTCCAGAGGGATAAGAGCCACCTTGTGCCTTTACAGAGTGAGGGGTCCGTCCCTATGTCTCCTGCCAATCCTCACccccccagcagcagcagcagcctctGCCCCCAATCAAATGA CACTGCGGAGTGTCTGAAGGGTTTCGCAAGCCACGGGCTGTGCAGCGGCGAGACGGTGGTGACGTACTTCTTCTGCGGGGAGGAGATCCCTTACCGGAGGACCATGAAGAGCCACAGTCTCACCCTCGGCCACTTCAAAGAGCAGCTGCGCAAGAGGGGCAGCTACAG GTACTATTTCAAGAAGGCCAGCGACGAGTTTGAGTGCGGCGCGGTGTTTGAGGAAGTGTCAGACGACGGCTCCTTGCTGCCCACCTACGAGGGCAAAATCCTGGGCAAGGTGGAGAGGATGGACTGA
- the LOC127590089 gene encoding axin-2-like isoform X1, whose translation MSWLLVDHIASSFREDAPRPPVPGEEGEAPCHPGKRTIMKPETAKSVTFSPPSSSARRNEDGLGEPEGSASPDSPLSRWTKSLHSLLGDQDGALLFRTFLEVEKCADTLDFWFACNGFRQMDLKDTKTQRVAKAIYKRYIENNGVVAKQLKPATKTFIRDNIKKQHIDSAMFDQAQMEIQTNMEENSYQMFLSSDVFFKFVRSGGENTNHVNPNGLSELQVMCGYLPTLNEEEEWSFDFKSKTAAGGLLVKTQRTTTSVRGLEVMERGYRPYRGGGVCLMGSFAPVSSTNDSEVSSDALTDDNMSVTDGSVDGIPPYKLSSKKLLQREMQRNMRMNSQVSLPAFPRTRCPPKEGIPVEPAKFAAQLISRLESLKREQDTLSSLEVRLQQIQEEEEREDAEMVVSGQQNPPHPLSLLPGSSEEDPQAILDEHLSRVLKTPGCQSPAVIWHSPRSSSPDHRPFPRAGFGLKASLSGPDQGIFTLTLGPGGTLVSRQSTKHIHHHYIHHHTAKTKEQFERDAALRVRTLCSASGDCQPCQPYQRSRSLGREMCGAVSTDAGMGRSSSLSRRVCRSGLEDGAAARCGQECGPLQLPSDTADPAQNVLQWILESKRQGRHKSSTQSTKKSFGGSSAQTHTWGGGGNCAHLRSHQPSQPFIQDPAMPPLPPPNTLAQLEEACRRLEEVSTPKSAKQRHSLSSLQRDKSHLVPLQSEGSVPMSPANPHPPSSSSSLCPQSNDTAECLKGFASHGLCSGETVVTYFFCGEEIPYRRTMKSHSLTLGHFKEQLRKRGSYRYYFKKASDEFECGAVFEEVSDDGSLLPTYEGKILGKVERMD comes from the exons ATGAGCTGGCTGCTTGTGGACCACATCGCCAGCAGTTTCCGCGAAGATGCTCCTCGACCCCCGGTGCCCGGGGAGGAGGGCGAGGCGCCCTGCCACCCCGGCAAACGCACCATAATGAAACCGGAGACCGCCAAATCCGTCACTTTCAGCCCGCCGAGCTCCTCGGCCAGGCGGAACGAGGATGGTCTCGGGGAGCCCGAGGGGAGCGCCTCCCCGGATTCGCCGCTGTCCCGCTGGACCAAATCTCTGCATTCGCTCCTCGGGGACCAGGACGGCGCTCTCCTGTTTCGGACATTCCTGGAGGTGGAGAAATGCGCCGACACGTTGGACTTTTGGTTCGCCTGCAACGGCTTCAGGCAAATGGACCTGAAGGATACCAAAACGCAGCGAGTGGCCAAAGCCATTTACAAGCGCTACATCGAAAACAACGGCGTCGTGGCCAAGCAGCTCAAGCCGGCCACCAAAACCTTCATCCGGGATAACATCaaaaagcagcacatcgactctGCCATGTTCGACCAGGCGCAGATGGAGATCCAGACCAATATGGAGGAGAACTCCTACCAGATGTTCCTGTCTTCTGACGTTTTCTTCAAGTTTGTGAGGAGCGGCGGCGAGAACACCAATCACGTCAACCCGAACGGCCTGAGCGAGTTGCAAGTCATGTGCGGATATCTGCCCACGCTCAACGAAGAAGAAGAGTGGAGTTTCGATTTCAAAAGCAAAACGGCTGCCGGAGGGCTGCTGGTGAAGACGCAGAGGACCACCACGTCCGTGAGGGGCCTGGAGGTCATGGAGAGGGGCTACAG GCCGTACAGGGGAGGAGGCGTCTGCCTCATGGGCTCGTTTGCGCCGGTCAGCAGCACCAATGACAGCGAAGTGTCCAGCGACGCCTTGACCGATGACAACATGTCTGTGACCGACGGCAGCGT agATGGCATCCCTCCGTACAAACTGAGCTCCAAGAAGCTGCTTCAGAGGGAGATGCAGCGCAACATGCGCATGAACAGCCAAGTGTCTCTGCCTGCTTTCCCC CGCACCCGCTGTCCACCCAAAGAAGGCATCCCAGTCGAGCCGGCAAAGTTTGCTGCTCAGCTCATCTCCCGCCTGGAGAGCCTGAAGAGGGAACAGGACACCCTCAGCTCTCTGGAGGTGAGGCTGCAGCAGATTCAGGAG GAGGAAGAAAGAGAGGACGCAGAGATGGTAGTAAGCGGCCAGCAGAATCCCCCGCACCCGCTGAGCCTCCTCCCCGGCTCGTCCGAGGAGGACCCGCAGGCCATCCTGGACGAGCACCTCTCGCGTGTCCTGAAGACCCCCGGCTGCCAGTCGCCCGCCGTCATCTGGCACTCGCCTCGCTCCAGTTCGCCCGACCACCGGCCCTTCCCGCGAGCAGGCTTCGGACTCAAGGCTTCCCTTTCCGGTCCCGACCAGGGGATCTTCACGCTCACCCTGGGCCCCGGCGGGACCCTCGTGAGCAGGCAGAGCACAAAGCACATCCACCACCACTACATCCACCATCACACCGCCAAGACCAAGGAGCAGTTTGAGAGGGACGCCGCCCTCCGTGTGCGCACTCTGTGCTCCGCTAGTGGCGATTGCCAGCCCTGCCAGCCTTACCAGCGCAGCCGCAGCCTGGGCCGGGAGATGTGCGGCGCTGTCTCCACCGACGCCGGCATGGG GCGTTCCAGCTCCCTGTCCAGACGCGTGTGTCGCTCAGGGCTTGAGGATGGCGCGGCCGCCAGGTGCGGCCAGGAGTGCGGGCCCCTACAGCTGCCCAGCGACACGGCCGATCCCGCTCAGAACGTCTTGCAGTGGATCCTTGAAAGCAAGCGACAAGGCCGGCACAAGTCAAG CACCCAAAGCACCAAAAAATCTTTTGGTGGCTCCTCGGCCCAGACGCACACgtggggcggcggcggcaactGTGCCCACCTTCGCAGCCACCAGCCGTCGCAGCCGTTCATCCAGGACCCCGCCATGCCTCCCTTGCCCCCTCCCAACACTTTGGCCCAGCTGGAGGAGGCGTGCCGCCGTCTCGAGGAGGTCTCCACCCCCAAGAGTGCCAAGCAAAG GCATTCACTGTCCAGTCTCCAGAGGGATAAGAGCCACCTTGTGCCTTTACAGAGTGAGGGGTCCGTCCCTATGTCTCCTGCCAATCCTCACccccccagcagcagcagcagcctctGCCCCCAATCAAATGA CACTGCGGAGTGTCTGAAGGGTTTCGCAAGCCACGGGCTGTGCAGCGGCGAGACGGTGGTGACGTACTTCTTCTGCGGGGAGGAGATCCCTTACCGGAGGACCATGAAGAGCCACAGTCTCACCCTCGGCCACTTCAAAGAGCAGCTGCGCAAGAGGGGCAGCTACAG GTACTATTTCAAGAAGGCCAGCGACGAGTTTGAGTGCGGCGCGGTGTTTGAGGAAGTGTCAGACGACGGCTCCTTGCTGCCCACCTACGAGGGCAAAATCCTGGGCAAGGTGGAGAGGATGGACTGA